A DNA window from Tachysurus vachellii isolate PV-2020 chromosome 20, HZAU_Pvac_v1, whole genome shotgun sequence contains the following coding sequences:
- the LOC132862900 gene encoding mucin-6 isoform X2: protein MGRRAADLATPVPVSEVPALVGVRDWRTANGEAGLTCSHQCNVGVQTSPAIQSCQESRPVLRSEKRMTMPPNGHILGQVEGRKGQKRSAFFKHRSLENKVKKGVTFQGVGDENDDDDACKGNKAETHCDTQTIQTNSHRSNGRVKGKKEFRLTNGSVVDSEMMGGISSDMSEGESSTLRLKPTVHSGKRKVPPCSPPHRFPLRICSKCGGRQNPVAAVLFTSTRDTNSPCSAGSESLRSSPAAPPVSGKDTGASLSSPNTEAKKYRVMQMNRGPVVTWPLSNPNSNQLLSSTQEEEALKLSKHQPSWRYAGLGLPNTHRDTPFSHTSATYTDTVARSAIQETGMHTHSDLCSHKPPSPSHTLMLPEPRPSSLTPYSQQNSSLKTDSLKDTDATPKIKSYTHSNTLTHTSHIALSNHANIHPKALTSDHSPVITKNQSLGRSAKPFSTSNPSRDAQVSNGLETVQNTHSRPSSCLHANLSSKPQSTSQIHSSMHSKPTTNGTKYQSTQTHSLTTDTSSAISLCTALYSKPSLPLHCSLPHPDAKPCCILKNQQVNSSHTSDMNVHTSTSLKPCPATTLSRLTKSNTVRITQAVMEMHSYGTREPKTDTQSRVLAQSEAHVKSVPEKPEDKVCKSSATTLGSVKSPCKLATKTVTATKIGCEFVAETEGGSHLQAKCELLSTSKSQTVTHQQATAQPPASPASHRTPHEPNPLGSLSCQLPTNFHPHPLHPAIKLLIEVGENKRTNIDSNSNQFLLSSSMPSDQIQNTPLHQELETASQTNIVLPVRGPVTNGDYALTHYHPPSLVLLSRSSPTSSRNPDLQKRLERVEASLQAKQERVTTLLNIIQDLEMSHALSKGRRCFRTGQDLSDCSTCQETACIIYR from the exons ATGGGAAGACGGGCGGCTGATCTGGCCACTCCCGTGCCAGTGTCTGAAGTGCCAGCTTTGGTCGGAGTTCGCGATTGGAGGACGGCCAACGGAGAGGCAGGACTTACCTGTTCTCACCAGTGTAACGTCGGGGTACAAACATCGCCAGCCATACAGAGCTGCCAAGAGAGCCGCCCTGTCCTCAGGTCAGAAAAGAGGATGACCATGCCGCCCAATGGGCACATCCTGGGACAAGTGGAGGGcagaaaaggacaaaaaaggaGTGCTTTCTTTAAACACCGGAGCCTtgagaataaagtaaaaaaggGTGTGACCTTCCAAGGTGTGGGCgatgagaatgatgatgatgatgcatgtAAAGGCAATAAAGCTGAAACGCACTGTGACACTCAGACAATCCAAACCAACTCACATCGGTCCAATGGACGTgttaaaggaaagaaggaattCCGCCTCACCAACGGCAGTGTAGTCGACTCAGAGATGATGGGCGGGATCAGCAGTGACATGAGTGAAGGGGAATCATCGACTCTACGGCTCAAACCTACGGTGCACTCTGGGAAGAGGAAGGTTCCTCCGTGTTCGCCTCCTCACAGATTCCCACTGAGGATTTGCAGCAAATGTGGCGGGAGGCAGAATCCAGTGGCTGCGGTTCTTTTTACCAGCACCAGGGACACCAATTCGCCCTGTTCTGCTGGCTCAGAGAGTCTAAGGTCTAGCCCCGCAGCTCCTCCGGTCTCAGGAAAAGATACAGGAGCTTCACTTTCTTCTCCAAACACTGAAGCTAAGAAATACAGAGTTATGCAAATGAACAGAGGGCCTGTGGTGACGTGGCCTCTTTCTAACCCAAATAGCAACCAGCTATTATCCTCCACACAGGAGGAAGAAGCGTTAAAACTTTCAAAACATCAACCAAGCTGGAGATACGCTGGCCTTGGccttccaaacacacacagggacactcCGTTTAGTCACACGTCAGctacatatacagacacagttGCCAGGAGTGCAATTCAGGAgacaggcatgcacacacactcagacctcTGCTCTCATAAGCCACCATCaccgtcacacacactcatgctcccGGAACCAAGACCCTCCTCGCTCACTCCATACTCACAACAAAATTCTAGCCTTAAAACAGACTCCCTGAAAGACACAGACGCCACACCAAAgataaaatcatacacacacagcaataccctgacacacacctcacacattgCTCTGTCAAATCATGCGAACATCCATCCAAAGGCTTTAACATCTGACCATTCCCCTGTAATCACTAAGAATCAAAGCTTAGGACGGAGCGCTAAACCTTTCAGCACTTCAAACCCTAGCAGAGACGCCCAAGTCTCAAATGGTTTAGAGACtgtgcaaaacacacactcgaGGCCTTCAAGCTGCTTGCATGCAAATCTAAGTTCTAAACCTCAAAGCACATCGCAAATCCATTCCAGCATGCATTCTAAACCGACCACAAACGGCACCAAATATCAATCTACGCAAACACACTCTCTGACCACTGACACATCCTCAGCGATATCGCTTTGCACAGCCTTGTACTCCAAACCTTCCTTACCACTTCACTGCTCTCTTCCACATCCAGATGCCAAACCATGTTGCATATTAAAGAACCAACAAGTGAACTCTTCACACACTTCAGACATGAATGTCCATACCAGCACCTCACTTAAACCATGTCCTGCCACAACACTGAGTCGTTTAACCAAGTCCAACACAGTTAGAATCACTCAAGCGGTTATGGAAATGCATTCATACGGTACCCGCGAGcctaaaacagacacacaaagtcGAGTTCTTGCACAATCAGAGGCTCATGTTAAGTCTGTGCCAGAGAAACCGGAGGACAAAGTTTGTAAATCATCAGCAACAACTCTGGGCTCTGTTAAATCTCCTTGTAAGTTAGCAACCAAGACTGTGACAGCTACAAAAATAGGTTGTGAATTTGTCGCGGAGACAGAAGGTGGGAGCCACTTGCAAGCTAAATGTGAACTCCTTTCAACTTCAAAATCACAAACAGTAACACACCAGCAAGCTACAGCGCAGCCTCCTGCCAGTCCTGCATCCCACAGAACACCTCATGAACCCAACCCCTTGGGTTCACTCTCATGCCAACTTCCAACAAATTTTCATCCACACCCTCTGCATCCagcaattaaattattaatcgAGGTTGGTGAAAACAAAAGGACAAATATAGATTCAAATTCGAATCAATTTCTACTTTCTTCCTCTATGCCTTCAGACCAGATCCAGAACACACCACTACATCAAGAGTTAGAGACTGCATCACAGACAAACATTGTTTTACCTGTTCGTGGACCTGTTACGAATGGTGACTATGCCCTCACACACTACCACCCTCCCTCTTTGGTTCTGCTGTCACGCAGTTCCCCCACGAGCAGCAGGAATCCAGACCTTCAGAAGAGGCTGGAGAGGGTAGAGGCCAGTCTGCAGGCCAAACAGGAGCGAGTCACGACCCTGCTCAACATCATCCAAGACCTGGAGATGAGCCACGCACTCAGCAAAGG ACGCAGATGTTTCAGAACTGGCCAGGATTTAAGTGATTGCTCCACCTGCCAGGAGACGGCGTGCATCATTTACAG GTGA
- the LOC132862900 gene encoding mucin-6 isoform X1: MGRRAADLATPVPVSEVPALVGVRDWRTANGEAGLTCSHQCNVGVQTSPAIQSCQESRPVLRSEKRMTMPPNGHILGQVEGRKGQKRSAFFKHRSLENKVKKGVTFQGVGDENDDDDACKGNKAETHCDTQTIQTNSHRSNGRVKGKKEFRLTNGSVVDSEMMGGISSDMSEGESSTLRLKPTVHSGKRKVPPCSPPHRFPLRICSKCGGRQNPVAAVLFTSTRDTNSPCSAGSESLRSSPAAPPVSGKDTGASLSSPNTEAKKYRVMQMNRGPVVTWPLSNPNSNQLLSSTQEEEALKLSKHQPSWRYAGLGLPNTHRDTPFSHTSATYTDTVARSAIQETGMHTHSDLCSHKPPSPSHTLMLPEPRPSSLTPYSQQNSSLKTDSLKDTDATPKIKSYTHSNTLTHTSHIALSNHANIHPKALTSDHSPVITKNQSLGRSAKPFSTSNPSRDAQVSNGLETVQNTHSRPSSCLHANLSSKPQSTSQIHSSMHSKPTTNGTKYQSTQTHSLTTDTSSAISLCTALYSKPSLPLHCSLPHPDAKPCCILKNQQVNSSHTSDMNVHTSTSLKPCPATTLSRLTKSNTVRITQAVMEMHSYGTREPKTDTQSRVLAQSEAHVKSVPEKPEDKVCKSSATTLGSVKSPCKLATKTVTATKIGCEFVAETEGGSHLQAKCELLSTSKSQTVTHQQATAQPPASPASHRTPHEPNPLGSLSCQLPTNFHPHPLHPAIKLLIEVGENKRTNIDSNSNQFLLSSSMPSDQIQNTPLHQELETASQTNIVLPVRGPVTNGDYALTHYHPPSLVLLSRSSPTSSRNPDLQKRLERVEASLQAKQERVTTLLNIIQDLEMSHALSKGRRCFRTGQDLSDCSTCQETACIIYSVEYDFRQQERRFRDVLEPLDSPVREIWEGVNMDMLSFFTLLKQNHAPSQTSNHFEPGSKCKLKKKKLCRKILSWLPRKVHRK, translated from the exons ATGGGAAGACGGGCGGCTGATCTGGCCACTCCCGTGCCAGTGTCTGAAGTGCCAGCTTTGGTCGGAGTTCGCGATTGGAGGACGGCCAACGGAGAGGCAGGACTTACCTGTTCTCACCAGTGTAACGTCGGGGTACAAACATCGCCAGCCATACAGAGCTGCCAAGAGAGCCGCCCTGTCCTCAGGTCAGAAAAGAGGATGACCATGCCGCCCAATGGGCACATCCTGGGACAAGTGGAGGGcagaaaaggacaaaaaaggaGTGCTTTCTTTAAACACCGGAGCCTtgagaataaagtaaaaaaggGTGTGACCTTCCAAGGTGTGGGCgatgagaatgatgatgatgatgcatgtAAAGGCAATAAAGCTGAAACGCACTGTGACACTCAGACAATCCAAACCAACTCACATCGGTCCAATGGACGTgttaaaggaaagaaggaattCCGCCTCACCAACGGCAGTGTAGTCGACTCAGAGATGATGGGCGGGATCAGCAGTGACATGAGTGAAGGGGAATCATCGACTCTACGGCTCAAACCTACGGTGCACTCTGGGAAGAGGAAGGTTCCTCCGTGTTCGCCTCCTCACAGATTCCCACTGAGGATTTGCAGCAAATGTGGCGGGAGGCAGAATCCAGTGGCTGCGGTTCTTTTTACCAGCACCAGGGACACCAATTCGCCCTGTTCTGCTGGCTCAGAGAGTCTAAGGTCTAGCCCCGCAGCTCCTCCGGTCTCAGGAAAAGATACAGGAGCTTCACTTTCTTCTCCAAACACTGAAGCTAAGAAATACAGAGTTATGCAAATGAACAGAGGGCCTGTGGTGACGTGGCCTCTTTCTAACCCAAATAGCAACCAGCTATTATCCTCCACACAGGAGGAAGAAGCGTTAAAACTTTCAAAACATCAACCAAGCTGGAGATACGCTGGCCTTGGccttccaaacacacacagggacactcCGTTTAGTCACACGTCAGctacatatacagacacagttGCCAGGAGTGCAATTCAGGAgacaggcatgcacacacactcagacctcTGCTCTCATAAGCCACCATCaccgtcacacacactcatgctcccGGAACCAAGACCCTCCTCGCTCACTCCATACTCACAACAAAATTCTAGCCTTAAAACAGACTCCCTGAAAGACACAGACGCCACACCAAAgataaaatcatacacacacagcaataccctgacacacacctcacacattgCTCTGTCAAATCATGCGAACATCCATCCAAAGGCTTTAACATCTGACCATTCCCCTGTAATCACTAAGAATCAAAGCTTAGGACGGAGCGCTAAACCTTTCAGCACTTCAAACCCTAGCAGAGACGCCCAAGTCTCAAATGGTTTAGAGACtgtgcaaaacacacactcgaGGCCTTCAAGCTGCTTGCATGCAAATCTAAGTTCTAAACCTCAAAGCACATCGCAAATCCATTCCAGCATGCATTCTAAACCGACCACAAACGGCACCAAATATCAATCTACGCAAACACACTCTCTGACCACTGACACATCCTCAGCGATATCGCTTTGCACAGCCTTGTACTCCAAACCTTCCTTACCACTTCACTGCTCTCTTCCACATCCAGATGCCAAACCATGTTGCATATTAAAGAACCAACAAGTGAACTCTTCACACACTTCAGACATGAATGTCCATACCAGCACCTCACTTAAACCATGTCCTGCCACAACACTGAGTCGTTTAACCAAGTCCAACACAGTTAGAATCACTCAAGCGGTTATGGAAATGCATTCATACGGTACCCGCGAGcctaaaacagacacacaaagtcGAGTTCTTGCACAATCAGAGGCTCATGTTAAGTCTGTGCCAGAGAAACCGGAGGACAAAGTTTGTAAATCATCAGCAACAACTCTGGGCTCTGTTAAATCTCCTTGTAAGTTAGCAACCAAGACTGTGACAGCTACAAAAATAGGTTGTGAATTTGTCGCGGAGACAGAAGGTGGGAGCCACTTGCAAGCTAAATGTGAACTCCTTTCAACTTCAAAATCACAAACAGTAACACACCAGCAAGCTACAGCGCAGCCTCCTGCCAGTCCTGCATCCCACAGAACACCTCATGAACCCAACCCCTTGGGTTCACTCTCATGCCAACTTCCAACAAATTTTCATCCACACCCTCTGCATCCagcaattaaattattaatcgAGGTTGGTGAAAACAAAAGGACAAATATAGATTCAAATTCGAATCAATTTCTACTTTCTTCCTCTATGCCTTCAGACCAGATCCAGAACACACCACTACATCAAGAGTTAGAGACTGCATCACAGACAAACATTGTTTTACCTGTTCGTGGACCTGTTACGAATGGTGACTATGCCCTCACACACTACCACCCTCCCTCTTTGGTTCTGCTGTCACGCAGTTCCCCCACGAGCAGCAGGAATCCAGACCTTCAGAAGAGGCTGGAGAGGGTAGAGGCCAGTCTGCAGGCCAAACAGGAGCGAGTCACGACCCTGCTCAACATCATCCAAGACCTGGAGATGAGCCACGCACTCAGCAAAGG ACGCAGATGTTTCAGAACTGGCCAGGATTTAAGTGATTGCTCCACCTGCCAGGAGACGGCGTGCATCATTTACAG TGTGGAATATGACTTCCGACAGCAGGAGCGGCGCTTCAGGGATGTCTTGGAGCCTCTGGACTCCCCAGTGAGAGAGATCTGGGAGGGGGTTAACATGGACATGCTCTCCTTTTTCACATTGCTAAAACAGAACCACGCACCATCTCAGACCAGCAATCACTTTGAGCCAGGAAGCAAGTGTaaattgaagaaaaagaaactctGCAGGAAGATTTTAAGCTGGCTACCTCGAAAAGTCCATAGGAAGTAG